In a single window of the Niabella ginsenosidivorans genome:
- a CDS encoding DUF3467 domain-containing protein: protein MEQQPNQLNIEISEEVAEGTYANLAIITHSMAEFVIDFVNVMPGTPKSKVKSRIIFTPQHAKRFMKALIDNVEKFEATQGPIKDLDEVQLPVNFGGPAAQA from the coding sequence ATGGAACAGCAACCCAACCAGTTAAATATAGAGATCTCGGAAGAAGTGGCGGAAGGCACTTATGCCAACCTGGCCATCATCACCCATTCAATGGCGGAATTTGTGATCGACTTTGTGAATGTGATGCCCGGCACCCCTAAGAGCAAGGTAAAATCGAGGATCATTTTTACACCCCAGCACGCCAAACGGTTTATGAAAGCGCTTATTGATAATGTTGAAAAGTTTGAAGCAACTCAGGGACCTATTAAAGACCTGGACGAAGTGCAGTTGCCTGTTAATTTCGGAGGGCCCGCTGCACAGGCATAA
- a CDS encoding SusD/RagB family nutrient-binding outer membrane lipoprotein encodes MKKINIFNIITFALMGSLLISCSKKAMDEVNRDRNHTQDVPARFILTDVMTSTAFNIVGGDIPLYASIYLEHEGGVWNQAYQAENRITQPTSATTYNNSWDGIYNNIKALKIAVEKTSANGTEEGNDVTGGIAKVLLAYNLGVLTDFFGDVPYQQTGIMNDDGTPKYMQPAIDKQSDLYPEIQKLLDEAITQLAGSDAALIEGIATNPNQDLLYGGDAELWTKAAYGLKARYLMHTLKVSSDVNGDLNKIIGYVDKSFAGSDEQLAFDLYDGNSNVNPLFGISYSRDMLGNSKSLATKFKTLNDPRGEQLFVTYGGQVLNINDAINKGVENGNAEQVQFTYPIAVIDYAATAPTLLLSYHELMFLKSEALVRLNRSTEAQAYLEQAIIAAFANLQNSIKSGGDGFGVKVNPNLSQAVATNYFLNSVLPRFKQNALKETVLQKYLAFFGASGESTEAYNDYRRLKALGEADFIGLANPLDAQNKFPLRYTYGNSDVTANQAIKAAFGDGSYVYTENVWWAGGSR; translated from the coding sequence ATGAAAAAGATAAATATTTTTAATATTATCACTTTTGCTTTGATGGGTAGCCTTCTGATTTCCTGCTCTAAGAAAGCGATGGACGAAGTGAATAGGGACAGAAACCATACCCAGGATGTGCCAGCGCGGTTTATTTTAACAGATGTTATGACGTCTACAGCGTTTAATATAGTAGGTGGCGATATCCCCTTATATGCATCAATTTATCTGGAACATGAAGGAGGGGTTTGGAATCAGGCTTATCAGGCTGAAAACAGGATTACGCAACCGACCTCTGCAACTACTTATAATAATAGTTGGGATGGAATCTATAATAATATAAAAGCCCTCAAAATTGCTGTTGAAAAAACTTCTGCTAACGGTACTGAGGAGGGAAATGATGTTACCGGTGGTATTGCAAAAGTCTTGCTGGCTTATAACCTGGGTGTTTTAACGGATTTTTTTGGTGATGTACCCTATCAACAAACAGGTATAATGAATGATGACGGCACTCCTAAATATATGCAGCCTGCTATTGACAAGCAATCAGACCTGTATCCCGAAATTCAGAAATTGCTCGACGAAGCGATTACACAATTAGCAGGTTCAGATGCAGCGTTAATTGAAGGGATAGCAACTAATCCCAATCAGGATCTGCTTTATGGAGGTGATGCAGAATTGTGGACAAAAGCTGCCTATGGGTTAAAAGCGCGATACTTGATGCATACATTAAAAGTATCATCTGATGTAAATGGAGATTTAAATAAGATTATTGGGTATGTAGATAAATCGTTTGCAGGATCAGATGAACAGCTGGCCTTTGATTTATATGACGGTAACTCCAATGTAAATCCTTTATTTGGTATCTCTTATTCCAGAGATATGCTTGGAAATAGTAAAAGTCTAGCAACTAAATTCAAAACGCTAAATGACCCCCGAGGAGAACAGCTTTTTGTTACTTACGGAGGGCAGGTTTTAAATATTAATGATGCCATCAATAAAGGTGTGGAAAACGGCAATGCAGAGCAGGTGCAGTTTACGTACCCAATTGCCGTTATTGATTACGCCGCCACAGCACCTACTTTATTATTAAGTTACCATGAATTGATGTTTTTAAAATCAGAAGCGTTAGTACGTTTAAATAGAAGTACTGAAGCACAAGCATATCTTGAGCAAGCGATTATTGCAGCCTTTGCGAATTTGCAAAACTCAATTAAGTCTGGTGGGGATGGTTTTGGTGTAAAAGTAAACCCGAATTTATCTCAAGCGGTTGCTACCAATTATTTTTTAAATAGCGTACTGCCGCGTTTTAAACAGAACGCGCTTAAGGAAACGGTATTGCAAAAATATCTTGCATTTTTTGGGGCATCAGGGGAATCTACAGAAGCTTATAATGATTATCGCAGGTTAAAAGCCTTAGGTGAAGCAGATTTCATAGGGTTAGCCAACCCGCTGGATGCTCAAAACAAATTCCCGCTTCGGTATACTTATGGGAATTCTGATGTTACGGCAAATCAGGCTATTAAAGCCGCCTTCGGAGATGGTAGCTATGTTTATACTGAAAATGTATGGTGGGCCGGCGGCAGCCGTTAA
- a CDS encoding SusC/RagA family TonB-linked outer membrane protein has translation MRRIVLLLAVFLSITSLAMAQTTVTGTVKDESGNPVPFATVSEKGAQNAVSADAQGIFHLNVKAGTTLEISATGFESQEVKATSEPMSVILKSGRGQTIDEVVVTALGVSREKRALGYATQSLKADQLVEAANTSFAGALQGKVSGVDIVPSSGMPGASTLITIRGARSFTGDNSPLYVVDGMPISSGPDLSTGNSVTGTDYANRGVDIDPNDIANVEILKGQAASALYGIRASNGVVLITTKSGKGAAKGRPQISFNSTVSFDRISRYPELQSTYAQGSNGAFNPTASTSYGPKISDLPKDPNYGGETDNDYTAADGKHPGMYYVPQRAQAGLDPWVTPAVYDNVKEFFNTGLTFNNSIGVVNATDKGSYALSLASTNQTGIVPKTGMDRYNAKLAAETMLSDHFKVGFSGNFVNSNIKKAPSANDGLIATVYPAPPSYDLAGIPSHADGDLYTPVGYRGGTFVNPYWGVENNTFTEQTNRFFGNGYLTYNTRFSDKTTLDVKYQLGTDAYTTNYEDIWGFGSPSRSSSITQYSFTNTSFNSLLTGNLKWDISNDFKFTALVGNEFVNQVTDYKSQYGQDFAFGGWNHMDNTGTKDATSTFTKYRTIGTFANISLSYLNMLYLGLTGRYDRVSSMPSKNRDFFYPSASLGFVFTELNGLKNGSVVNYGKLRFSVAQVGQAGTYLPNYYSIPAYGGGFYSITPIFYPIGENSVKAYIPSTTIYDPNLKPQNTNSFEIGTDLNFFNNLIELNYTYSRQDVRDQIFAIPLAGSTGANNFMTNGGKIHTNAHEATINANIIRHRDLEWSLGVNFSKIDNYVDELAPEVESIFLGGFTTPQVRAGIGDKFPVIYGTKYKRNDKGQIIYGDDGIPLVGEDGVIGVAAPDFILGGNTRLRYKNFTFSAVVEWKSGGQQYSGTTNLLDNYGASKLTADARDKNEIVIKNALKEDGTVGDIKIEGYKNIQAYYQNLNTIDESSIYGSSFIKFRELSLRYQPIKREKFGLGINFFARNILVWTNNPQLDPESTQGNTNMAGAFERFTLPQTTSFGFGVNLQF, from the coding sequence ATGAGAAGAATTGTATTGTTGCTGGCGGTGTTTCTATCAATTACCAGCCTGGCGATGGCTCAAACAACTGTTACCGGAACAGTAAAGGATGAATCGGGAAATCCCGTTCCATTTGCTACTGTTTCAGAGAAGGGTGCTCAAAATGCAGTTTCTGCAGATGCCCAGGGTATTTTTCACTTAAATGTAAAAGCTGGAACGACCTTAGAAATTTCGGCAACTGGTTTTGAATCCCAGGAAGTAAAAGCGACCTCAGAACCTATGAGTGTTATTCTTAAATCCGGGAGAGGCCAGACTATTGATGAAGTTGTGGTTACTGCCTTGGGTGTTTCCAGAGAAAAACGGGCGTTAGGGTATGCTACTCAATCACTAAAGGCCGATCAGCTTGTTGAAGCAGCAAACACCAGTTTTGCCGGCGCCTTACAGGGGAAAGTTTCCGGAGTTGATATTGTTCCGTCAAGCGGTATGCCGGGAGCCTCAACATTGATTACAATACGGGGTGCACGTTCATTTACCGGAGATAACTCTCCTTTATATGTTGTGGATGGTATGCCTATTTCATCCGGACCAGATTTAAGTACAGGAAATAGTGTTACAGGAACAGATTACGCCAACCGTGGTGTAGATATTGATCCGAATGATATTGCCAACGTTGAAATTCTGAAAGGCCAGGCTGCGTCTGCACTTTATGGTATCAGGGCATCCAATGGTGTGGTTTTGATTACGACAAAAAGTGGTAAAGGTGCAGCTAAAGGACGGCCTCAAATTAGTTTTAATTCTACAGTAAGTTTTGATCGGATCTCAAGATATCCTGAATTGCAAAGCACCTATGCACAAGGGTCAAATGGTGCTTTTAACCCTACCGCGTCAACTTCTTATGGACCTAAAATCTCAGATTTGCCCAAAGATCCCAATTATGGCGGTGAAACGGATAATGATTATACTGCTGCCGATGGCAAACATCCGGGAATGTACTATGTTCCTCAGCGTGCCCAGGCAGGGCTGGATCCCTGGGTTACCCCCGCGGTTTATGATAATGTAAAAGAGTTTTTTAATACCGGGCTGACCTTTAATAATTCCATCGGGGTGGTAAATGCCACCGATAAAGGTTCTTATGCATTGAGCCTGGCCAGTACCAATCAAACCGGTATTGTTCCTAAAACAGGAATGGACCGCTACAATGCCAAATTAGCTGCAGAAACAATGCTTTCAGATCATTTTAAAGTTGGATTTAGTGGCAATTTTGTGAACTCCAATATCAAAAAAGCGCCTTCTGCAAATGATGGATTGATAGCGACCGTCTATCCAGCTCCTCCAAGCTATGATTTAGCTGGTATTCCCAGCCATGCTGACGGTGATTTATATACTCCGGTAGGGTACAGGGGGGGCACATTCGTGAATCCATACTGGGGAGTGGAAAACAATACTTTTACAGAGCAAACCAACCGCTTTTTTGGAAATGGGTATTTAACTTATAATACAAGATTTTCAGATAAAACAACTTTAGATGTAAAGTATCAGTTAGGTACGGATGCATATACAACGAATTATGAAGATATCTGGGGGTTTGGTTCTCCTAGCAGATCTTCTAGCATCACACAATACAGTTTCACCAACACTAGCTTTAATTCGTTATTAACCGGAAATCTAAAATGGGATATAAGCAATGATTTTAAATTTACTGCATTAGTGGGAAATGAATTTGTAAACCAGGTTACAGATTACAAATCTCAATACGGGCAGGATTTTGCATTTGGTGGATGGAATCATATGGATAATACCGGCACCAAAGATGCCACATCAACATTCACTAAATACAGGACCATTGGTACTTTTGCTAATATATCCTTATCATATTTAAATATGTTGTATTTGGGATTGACTGGTCGTTATGACAGAGTTTCTTCCATGCCTTCAAAGAACAGGGATTTCTTCTACCCTTCAGCTTCTCTAGGTTTTGTATTTACTGAATTAAATGGGTTGAAAAACGGTTCAGTTGTAAATTATGGTAAACTACGGTTTTCTGTAGCTCAGGTAGGCCAGGCAGGAACTTATTTGCCTAATTATTATAGTATTCCAGCATATGGCGGTGGGTTTTATAGCATAACACCTATTTTTTACCCTATAGGGGAAAATTCTGTAAAAGCATATATTCCCAGTACTACTATATATGATCCAAATCTGAAACCACAAAACACGAACTCTTTTGAAATAGGAACAGATCTGAATTTCTTTAATAATTTAATTGAACTAAATTATACTTACTCCAGGCAGGATGTAAGAGACCAGATTTTTGCCATTCCATTAGCTGGATCTACCGGTGCTAATAATTTTATGACCAATGGTGGTAAAATTCATACGAATGCGCATGAAGCTACGATTAATGCAAATATTATCCGGCATAGAGATTTGGAATGGAGCCTTGGTGTAAACTTTTCAAAAATTGATAATTACGTAGATGAATTAGCCCCAGAAGTAGAAAGTATCTTTCTGGGAGGATTTACTACACCCCAGGTGCGTGCTGGAATTGGTGATAAGTTTCCTGTTATTTACGGTACAAAATATAAACGCAATGATAAGGGGCAGATCATATATGGCGACGATGGAATTCCTCTTGTTGGAGAAGATGGTGTGATTGGTGTTGCGGCCCCTGACTTTATTTTAGGAGGTAACACAAGGCTGCGTTATAAGAATTTTACTTTTTCTGCCGTTGTTGAATGGAAAAGCGGTGGCCAGCAATATAGCGGTACCACTAATTTATTAGATAACTACGGCGCCAGTAAATTAACAGCAGACGCAAGAGATAAAAATGAAATCGTTATTAAAAATGCATTGAAAGAAGATGGTACGGTAGGTGATATAAAAATAGAAGGCTACAAGAATATTCAGGCATATTATCAAAACCTGAATACCATTGATGAAAGCAGCATTTATGGAAGTTCATTTATAAAATTCCGGGAGCTTTCATTAAGATATCAGCCTATTAAAAGAGAAAAGTTTGGTTTAGGCATTAATTTCTTTGCACGTAATATTTTGGTTTGGACCAACAACCCGCAATTAGATCCGGAATCTACTCAGGGGAATACCAATATGGCAGGCGCTTTTGAACGGTTCACATTGCCACAAACAACAAGTTTTGGTTTTGGAGTGAACCTGCAATTCTAA
- a CDS encoding RagB/SusD family nutrient uptake outer membrane protein, which translates to MNIKFRNTDLMFKGFAPFWVYSLLLVGLFSCKKFTEISPLSSLAESTAFTDPAKIELVANGMYEQAAVGSYAGGGGRGYPFGAASIEQAEMRGEDMVNLATFYAITYQSTQNATSANNVNHWEQLYALINQANVLITGVTGAVSSGIITSDVGNAYEAEGRFIRALSHHELLIHFCKPYAEGKGGQLGVPYREVAVNSPAAVNEGLALGRGTVAEDYAKILEDLDYAEANLPEKQTNGVARPTKGAAIALKTRIKLHMGDWAGVIAEGTKLGTGVTSGAFSSPIGGYKLESDPAVPFASFANNSESIFSIANSASSNGGVNGALPAMLGPSDQGARGLVATSPNLYNASFWVTGDKRRSELQVLNTNDGLYYTYKYRDYTTRTDWAPIIRYAEVLLNVAEAYSRTGNTAQALRLLNAVRDRSVPDANKFTTAPANLTLAILQERRIEFAAEGRRWPDIHRLALDPNYGLGGGAGIPAKLNPTQISNSSYNVETRPYITPGRAAIAYSDYRFLWPIPTSEISSNPTLADQQNPGY; encoded by the coding sequence ATGAATATAAAATTTAGAAATACGGATTTAATGTTTAAGGGGTTTGCACCTTTTTGGGTCTATTCTCTGCTGCTGGTTGGTTTGTTTTCCTGCAAAAAATTTACCGAAATTTCTCCTTTAAGCTCACTTGCAGAAAGTACTGCATTTACAGATCCCGCTAAAATAGAGCTTGTAGCCAATGGTATGTATGAACAGGCTGCCGTGGGGTCTTACGCAGGCGGCGGCGGCCGTGGTTATCCTTTTGGGGCGGCCTCTATTGAGCAGGCTGAAATGAGAGGAGAAGATATGGTAAACCTGGCCACTTTCTATGCAATCACTTACCAATCTACACAAAATGCTACTTCTGCTAACAATGTTAATCATTGGGAGCAGTTATATGCCTTGATCAACCAGGCAAATGTTTTAATTACCGGGGTCACAGGTGCTGTTAGTTCAGGTATTATTACAAGTGATGTAGGCAACGCGTATGAAGCAGAGGGCCGGTTTATCAGGGCACTGTCTCATCATGAGTTGTTGATACATTTTTGTAAACCTTACGCAGAGGGTAAAGGAGGGCAGCTAGGTGTCCCTTATAGGGAAGTGGCAGTAAATTCCCCGGCTGCTGTTAATGAAGGATTAGCTTTGGGCAGGGGCACCGTTGCAGAAGACTATGCCAAAATTTTGGAAGACCTGGATTACGCTGAAGCAAACCTGCCTGAAAAACAAACGAATGGAGTTGCAAGGCCAACAAAAGGAGCTGCCATTGCATTAAAAACCCGTATAAAGCTGCATATGGGAGATTGGGCAGGAGTTATTGCAGAAGGAACTAAATTAGGAACCGGCGTTACATCAGGTGCATTTTCCAGCCCCATTGGAGGGTACAAATTAGAAAGTGACCCGGCTGTACCATTTGCAAGTTTTGCCAATAATTCAGAATCAATCTTTTCGATAGCAAACAGTGCATCCTCCAACGGGGGGGTTAACGGAGCATTGCCTGCAATGCTTGGCCCTTCCGATCAGGGAGCAAGAGGTTTAGTGGCAACAAGCCCCAATTTATATAATGCATCATTCTGGGTTACAGGGGACAAACGCAGAAGTGAGTTGCAGGTGCTGAATACGAATGATGGTCTTTATTATACCTACAAATACAGAGATTATACAACAAGAACTGATTGGGCTCCGATAATTCGCTATGCTGAAGTCTTATTGAATGTAGCTGAAGCCTATTCCCGCACAGGTAATACTGCCCAGGCTTTGCGATTGCTAAATGCAGTCAGAGACCGTTCTGTTCCTGATGCTAATAAATTTACTACGGCCCCGGCAAATTTAACATTAGCTATTTTACAGGAACGCAGGATCGAATTTGCAGCTGAAGGGCGCCGCTGGCCGGATATTCATCGTCTTGCACTGGATCCGAACTACGGGTTAGGGGGAGGAGCTGGTATTCCTGCAAAATTGAATCCAACGCAAATTTCCAACAGCTCCTATAATGTTGAAACTCGTCCTTATATAACTCCGGGCAGAGCAGCTATTGCTTATTCTGATTACCGCTTTTTATGGCCGATTCCTACTTCAGAAATATCTTCTAACCCAACACTGGCAGACCAGCAAAACCCGGGATATTAA
- a CDS encoding SusC/RagA family TonB-linked outer membrane protein, translated as MRKIVLLTMLMAFSLLAFSQTRTIRGKITTPEGMPIPNVTILLGSNKTVGTTSDQNGDFSINAPSGESSLYVSAIGFKDQVVKISDKGTYTIALQPNTESNLEEVVVVGYGTQQRKDVTGAIGSIKGDAIQDLATPSFDKQLQGQVAGLQASVPSGILGQAARIRIRGTNSISSSSDPLYVVDGVPYISGNQGSATPYNPISDLNPSDIASIDVLKDGAATAIYGSRAANGVILITTKRGKTGKPTVTYDGWIATARASKKFDLLNADQFIEIANEKLTNYGEDGPAHASADGTNTDWQDIILRNAFQQSHALSLSGATDQTNYFLSLGYVNMDGISVSNNLIKYNIRAKVEQKALNNALTLGANIAVNYNINNGLNTGSSALSGNITGALRLPPNVSPFNADGSYNLSPSGTLGAGPNDQTVDDNYTNLAYVLANNVFRSQALNINGNSFARLKLFDGFNISTQIGVNYINTEDFWYYNPVHGDGRGSNGIVDQAFSPTFRYNWQNTIDYSKKVQEHLFNIVVGQELQKTRYRYLEGSGTDLSDVYFGQQGNIISSTLANQFYGGSVSENAFLSYFGRLNYSYADKYLVSASLRHDKLSALPWGNQSATLPGVSVGWRLSKENFFSGASNIFNDAKIRASYAEVGNVDIGNYPYAGLFGPVQYGDWSGVQYSNMGNPDLKFETSRKWDVGLDLSFLHRKVQLVVDYFYNNVDNLILSVPTAPSLGVPGNSYSANVGKMTNKGWEFTVNSVNIDNGSFRWNTAFNVSFIKNKVIELVDNKDIINTYNITRVGLPIGSFYGYQAAGVNTQNGNPIFQKADGSFVQYDGSDDPHYGFFVYDPSNPTDESTSSTLSASDKRVLGQPNPKWYGGLTNNFYYKGFDLGIVLTFAGGNKIYNITRQETLLNQKFQNNGTEILKRWTTVGQVTDVPKLWYFEDNNMNSNGNLNSRFLEKGDYLRGQTIALGYSFNTKHFSNVINTLRIYIQAQNAFVITGYSGLDPELANSVTTNQTPGLDYNTNPVPRTFSFGLNVNF; from the coding sequence ATGAGAAAAATTGTATTGCTTACAATGCTTATGGCATTTTCATTGCTGGCATTTTCCCAAACCAGAACAATCAGGGGTAAAATAACAACACCTGAAGGGATGCCGATCCCCAATGTTACTATTCTGTTAGGCAGTAACAAAACCGTGGGTACAACCTCCGATCAGAATGGTGATTTCAGTATTAATGCCCCGTCCGGGGAGAGTAGTTTATATGTAAGTGCTATAGGGTTCAAGGATCAGGTCGTTAAAATTTCTGATAAGGGCACTTATACTATTGCACTGCAACCAAATACTGAATCAAACCTGGAAGAAGTGGTGGTGGTGGGTTATGGTACACAACAAAGAAAAGATGTAACGGGTGCTATAGGATCAATAAAAGGAGATGCAATACAGGATCTGGCTACTCCCAGTTTTGATAAGCAATTGCAGGGGCAGGTTGCCGGTCTGCAGGCTTCTGTGCCCAGCGGTATTCTAGGTCAGGCAGCGCGCATAAGGATCAGAGGTACCAATTCTATATCCAGCAGCTCAGATCCCTTATATGTAGTGGATGGTGTGCCCTATATTTCAGGTAACCAGGGTAGCGCTACACCCTATAACCCCATTTCAGATTTAAACCCCTCTGATATTGCAAGCATTGATGTTTTAAAAGATGGTGCCGCTACTGCCATCTATGGCTCAAGGGCTGCTAATGGCGTTATATTGATTACAACAAAACGTGGTAAAACAGGAAAACCTACTGTTACTTATGACGGTTGGATCGCCACTGCCAGGGCTTCTAAGAAATTTGACCTTTTAAACGCTGATCAGTTTATTGAAATTGCGAACGAGAAACTTACAAACTATGGTGAAGACGGGCCGGCTCATGCAAGCGCAGATGGGACTAATACAGATTGGCAGGATATTATATTACGTAATGCATTTCAACAAAGCCACGCATTAAGTTTAAGCGGTGCTACGGACCAGACCAACTACTTTCTGTCTTTAGGCTATGTAAATATGGATGGTATTTCAGTAAGTAATAATTTGATTAAATACAATATCAGGGCTAAAGTAGAGCAAAAAGCTTTAAATAACGCATTAACGCTGGGTGCTAACATCGCTGTAAACTACAATATCAATAATGGTTTAAACACCGGATCCAGCGCTTTATCCGGTAATATTACCGGTGCACTACGTTTACCGCCTAACGTATCGCCTTTTAATGCGGATGGCTCTTATAATTTATCTCCTTCAGGTACGTTAGGAGCTGGTCCTAATGATCAGACGGTTGATGATAATTATACCAACCTGGCATATGTTTTGGCCAATAATGTATTTCGTAGTCAGGCATTAAATATAAATGGCAACTCCTTTGCCCGGTTAAAATTATTTGACGGATTTAATATCTCCACTCAAATTGGTGTTAATTATATTAATACAGAGGACTTTTGGTATTATAATCCGGTGCATGGTGATGGTCGTGGTTCTAATGGTATTGTGGATCAGGCTTTTTCTCCCACCTTCAGATATAACTGGCAAAATACCATTGATTACAGTAAAAAAGTTCAGGAGCATCTGTTCAATATTGTAGTTGGTCAGGAGTTGCAAAAAACAAGATACCGGTATCTTGAAGGTTCAGGTACCGATCTATCCGATGTATATTTTGGTCAGCAGGGTAACATTATCAGCAGTACTTTAGCAAACCAGTTTTACGGGGGGAGTGTATCTGAAAATGCCTTCCTGTCCTACTTCGGACGGTTAAATTATTCGTATGCAGATAAATATTTAGTATCAGCAAGTTTAAGGCATGATAAATTATCGGCTCTACCCTGGGGGAATCAAAGCGCAACATTGCCCGGTGTTTCGGTAGGCTGGCGTCTTTCCAAAGAAAACTTCTTTTCAGGAGCTTCAAATATTTTTAATGACGCCAAGATCAGGGCCAGTTATGCAGAAGTAGGTAATGTGGATATTGGCAATTACCCTTATGCAGGTTTATTTGGTCCTGTGCAGTATGGTGATTGGAGTGGTGTGCAATACAGTAATATGGGAAATCCCGATCTAAAATTTGAAACCAGCAGGAAATGGGATGTTGGTTTAGACCTGTCTTTCCTGCATAGAAAGGTGCAGTTGGTTGTTGATTATTTTTATAACAATGTTGACAACCTGATCCTCTCTGTGCCTACTGCCCCTTCTTTAGGTGTTCCGGGAAACAGTTATTCAGCTAATGTTGGAAAAATGACCAATAAAGGATGGGAGTTTACAGTAAACAGTGTGAATATTGATAACGGAAGTTTCCGCTGGAATACAGCTTTTAATGTTTCCTTTATTAAAAATAAGGTAATAGAACTTGTAGATAATAAAGATATCATTAATACTTATAATATTACCCGGGTAGGGCTGCCAATAGGCTCTTTTTATGGATATCAGGCAGCAGGGGTAAATACCCAGAACGGAAATCCTATTTTTCAAAAAGCAGATGGCTCTTTTGTGCAATATGATGGTTCAGATGATCCCCATTACGGATTTTTTGTGTATGACCCATCAAACCCGACCGATGAATCAACCAGTTCTACTTTAAGCGCTTCAGATAAAAGGGTTTTAGGCCAGCCCAATCCAAAATGGTATGGAGGACTGACAAATAACTTTTATTATAAAGGGTTTGATCTGGGAATTGTACTCACCTTTGCCGGCGGTAATAAAATATATAACATTACCCGCCAGGAAACTTTATTGAACCAGAAGTTTCAAAACAATGGAACGGAAATATTAAAAAGATGGACAACCGTAGGTCAGGTAACCGATGTGCCAAAACTGTGGTATTTTGAGGACAATAACATGAATTCAAATGGCAACCTAAACAGCCGTTTTCTGGAAAAAGGAGATTATCTGCGGGGCCAGACGATAGCCCTGGGATATTCTTTTAACACAAAACACTTTTCCAATGTTATCAATACCTTAAGAATTTATATACAGGCTCAGAATGCATTTGTAATTACGGGGTATTCAGGACTTGATCCGGAACTGGCTAACAGTGTGACCACAAATCAGACCCCAGGATTGGATTATAATACCAATCCGGTACCAAGAACATTCTCATTTGGCCTAAATGTTAATTTTTAA
- a CDS encoding bifunctional 5,10-methylenetetrahydrofolate dehydrogenase/5,10-methenyltetrahydrofolate cyclohydrolase produces MQLLNGKETAKAILDSLEIDVAQRAASGKKVPHLAAILVGNNGASETYVASKVRTCNEIGFISTLIQFDEDVAELKLLEKIDELNEDMDVDGILVQLPLPEHISEKKVIEAIDPAKDVDGFHPINIGKMTLGEKEAFISATPYGIMLLLEHHKIETKGKHAVVIGRSHIVGRPMSILLSNNTTPGNCTVTLCHSKTTNLKEICLQADIIVAAIGIPEFVKADMVKEGAVVIDVGITRTPDASKKSGYRLVGDVDFKSVAPKTSYITPVPGGVGPMTIAALMKNTFKACDNRN; encoded by the coding sequence ATGCAACTACTAAACGGAAAGGAAACAGCTAAGGCTATTCTGGATTCTTTGGAAATTGATGTAGCCCAGCGTGCGGCATCCGGCAAAAAAGTTCCCCATCTTGCGGCTATTCTTGTAGGAAATAACGGGGCCAGTGAAACGTACGTGGCTTCTAAAGTGCGGACCTGCAATGAAATCGGCTTTATATCTACATTGATCCAGTTTGATGAAGATGTGGCTGAGCTGAAACTGCTGGAAAAGATTGATGAACTGAACGAAGATATGGATGTAGACGGCATACTGGTGCAACTCCCGCTGCCGGAGCATATTTCAGAAAAAAAAGTGATAGAAGCCATTGATCCGGCCAAAGACGTTGATGGTTTTCACCCCATCAATATCGGGAAAATGACCTTAGGAGAAAAAGAGGCGTTCATTTCCGCAACCCCTTATGGCATTATGCTGCTGCTGGAGCATCATAAAATTGAAACCAAAGGGAAACACGCTGTAGTTATAGGCAGGAGCCATATTGTTGGCCGGCCCATGAGCATATTGTTAAGCAATAATACCACTCCCGGTAACTGTACCGTAACCCTCTGTCATTCCAAAACCACAAACCTTAAAGAGATTTGCCTGCAGGCAGATATTATAGTAGCAGCTATCGGCATTCCCGAGTTTGTAAAGGCTGATATGGTAAAGGAGGGCGCTGTGGTGATTGATGTGGGCATTACGCGTACCCCGGATGCATCAAAAAAGTCGGGGTATCGTTTGGTTGGCGATGTAGACTTTAAAAGTGTTGCTCCCAAAACAAGTTATATAACCCCTGTTCCGGGTGGCGTGGGTCCTATGACCATAGCGGCTTTAATGAAGAATACATTTAAGGCCTGTGATAACAGGAATTGA